The Mugil cephalus isolate CIBA_MC_2020 chromosome 19, CIBA_Mcephalus_1.1, whole genome shotgun sequence genome has a window encoding:
- the LOC124996914 gene encoding uncharacterized protein LOC124996914 — protein sequence MTLHTWLVYGFGFILVLALRSAQVQGLQCYGCNIIQGQRYVDVGCSNPEVITCTHSHKGFKHRFCIKTESTALGIVLTSGCATSRHCQQQELPGVRIHCCDSDLCNSTPLWHPSTLHYVCALLSLLLLRMGL from the exons ATGACTTTACATACCTGGCTGGTGTATGGGTTTGGATTTATCTTGGTTTTGGCACTCCGCTCGGCACAAG TCCAGGGGCTGCAGTGCTATGGCTGTAACATCATCCAGGGCCAGAGGTACGTGGACGTGGGTTGCTCCAACCCAGAGGTCATCACCTGCACCCACTCACACAAGGGCTTTAAACACCGTTTCTGCATCAAGACAGAGAGCA CGGCTCTGGGTATCGTCCTGACCAGCGGTTGCGCTACATCCAGACACTGCCAGCAACAAGAGCTGCCGGGGGTGCGAATCCACTGCTGTGACTCAGACCTATGTAACAGCACCCCCCTCTGGCATCCGAGCACACTCCACTACGTATGCGCACTGCTCAGCCTCCTGCTGCTGAGGATGGGGTTATGA